AAGCGTCAGCACGAAGAGGACGTTGGCTTTTTGCGCAGGTTTACCCTTCAGCCGCTTCCAGTGCTTCGCCGCCAGGAGCAGATAATAGACCACAGGGATCAACAGCGCCAGACCGAACACGATATGGCCCCATTTCAGCCACACTCTGCCTTCACCCAGCAGCTCTCTCCAGAAGCCGCCCACCAGCATCAGACCGCTAAGGGCAAGAATGAAGACCAGCCAGGCATTCCACAAGTGAATCGAGACGAGCTTCTTTCCGTATCCTTTCCGGATGCCGGTCAATATTTTTTTCACCTGTAGTCCCTCCCGTTGATGAATAAGTGTCCAACATCATATTAATTTAAGTTTTAACTAATTGTACCGCAAAAAAACACCGCTGAATAATATTATCCTGATCAAGCCCGACCGCAGGGTTGCCTTCGCTCAACTTTTTCTTATAGACTGATGGAAAGAGCTAAGGAAAGGATCAAATGCCCGTGAACCAAGAAACGATTCTGCTGGTGGATGATGAAGTGGAGATTGTGGAACTGCTGGATATTTATTTTCGCAATGAGGGGTACCGGCTGCTCAAGGCTTTTGACGGAAGGGAGGCGCTCGAATGCCTTGGCAAGGAAGAGGTGGATCTCATTATACTCGATGTGATGATGCCACACATGGATGGGATTGCCGCCTGCATGAAGATTCGTGAAGAACGCAACATGCCGATTATTATGCTCTCCGCCAAGAATGCCGATATGGACAAAATCCTTGGACTCAGCATCGGTGCAGACGATTATGTGGGCAAGCCGTTTAATCCGCTGGAGCTGGTGGCGCGGGCCAAATCGCAGCTGCGCCGTTACCATAAATTGAATCGGGATACTTCTGCCAGAACGAATGAGCATGAACTGATCTTTGAAGATTTGCTGATAGATACACTTCGGCATGAGGTAAGTGTGGACAATCGCAAGGTGAAGCTGACACCCCGCGAGTTTTCTATCCTGGAACTTCTGGCGCGGCATCAGGGACAGGTGCTCAGTATGGAGCAGATTTATCTGAAGGTGTGGAACGAGCCTTTTCTGGATGGAGGTAACACCGTGATGGTGCATGTCCGTAATATCCGCGACAAAATCGAGCTGGACGCCAAGCAGCCCCGTTATGTGCAGACCGTATGGGGCATTGGCTACAAACTGGATCATCCATCCTGAAAGCTGAGGTGAACCATAGTGAAGAACAAATATATAAGCACCATCCGCTGGAAGTTTATCTGGGCCTTTGTGCTGAGTATGTTGTCGGGGGGAGCACTGCTTTTGGCGGGCTATCGGCTGGTTCATTCCTTGATTTATCTGCAGCCGGCGCAGCCCTCCGCACTGTACTCGCGTACTCTGAAATGGATCATCAACCATATCGGTTCAGCGCCGCTGATGACTGCCGTCGGGATTGCCAGCTTCCTGATCTTCTTCTTCATCTATACGCGTAGAATCGTCTCATACCTCGAAGAGATCACCAGCGGGATCCAGCAGATCACGAAGCTTGATGAATCGCACCGGATTGAGGTTCGTACATCAGACGAATTGGGGGTACTTGCGGAGAACATCAACATTATGTCTGAGCGGCTACAGCATTCGCTGCTGGAAGAACGCAAGGCGGTCGAGTCCAAAAACGAGCTGATTACCGGTGTATCGCATGATCTCCGCACCCCGCTGACCTCGGTGCTTGGTTTTTTAGAGTATATTGAGCAGGACCGCTGCCGGGAAGAGACGGAGATTCGTTACTATGTAGGGATTGCCTATCAGAAGTCATTGGTGCTGCGCAA
The sequence above is a segment of the Paenibacillus sp. FSL R7-0204 genome. Coding sequences within it:
- a CDS encoding sensor histidine kinase; this translates as MKNKYISTIRWKFIWAFVLSMLSGGALLLAGYRLVHSLIYLQPAQPSALYSRTLKWIINHIGSAPLMTAVGIASFLIFFFIYTRRIVSYLEEITSGIQQITKLDESHRIEVRTSDELGVLAENINIMSERLQHSLLEERKAVESKNELITGVSHDLRTPLTSVLGFLEYIEQDRCREETEIRYYVGIAYQKSLVLRKLIDDLFEYTRVNSSRLPLVLERLDLKAFMRQLAEESVPALNHAGMTYELQDNTESLWIEAAPYELVRAYENLIANAIRYGKDGKRLEIGLSCEGNDAVVRISNFGEMIAEGDLPHIFERFYRAERSRSQITGGSGLGLAIAKGIVERHHGEITAHSTRSRTDFVTRFPVSS
- a CDS encoding response regulator transcription factor — encoded protein: MNQETILLVDDEVEIVELLDIYFRNEGYRLLKAFDGREALECLGKEEVDLIILDVMMPHMDGIAACMKIREERNMPIIMLSAKNADMDKILGLSIGADDYVGKPFNPLELVARAKSQLRRYHKLNRDTSARTNEHELIFEDLLIDTLRHEVSVDNRKVKLTPREFSILELLARHQGQVLSMEQIYLKVWNEPFLDGGNTVMVHVRNIRDKIELDAKQPRYVQTVWGIGYKLDHPS